The following coding sequences lie in one Populus nigra chromosome 15, ddPopNigr1.1, whole genome shotgun sequence genomic window:
- the LOC133673840 gene encoding uncharacterized protein LOC133673840 has product MTEFSIANRRYGYLHERKWPSEAIDMHHVMVRKSNGKGFFVFFSALIVLANASYLFLVKNKSISALLWSFFFSAFLVKLMFWKRVMKESVMVMPTFGVQLETHYLSGRIVRRFVPIGKILKPMLLECVSPITCYWSLSLLLRGEAELMWVFKELQPPVKMLIPIWKALCDASGIKEGSDTLEDVS; this is encoded by the exons atgacTGAGTTTTCGATTGCTAATCGGAGATATGGTTACCTACATGAACGGAAGTGGCCTTCGGAAGCAATTGATATGCACCATGTTATGGTGAGGAAGAGTAATGGAAAGGGTTTCTTCGTGTTTTTTTCAGCTCTCATCGTTCTCGCAAATGCTTCATATCTCTTCCTAGTCAAG AATAAATCAATCAGCGCTCTTTTGTGGAGCTTTTTTTTTAGCGCGTTCCTTGTCAAACTAATGTTTTGGAAGCGTGTCATGAAAG AGTCTGTCATGGTTATGCCAACTTTTGGAGTTCAACTTGAAACACACTATTTGAG TGGAAGAATTGTCCGTCGCTTTGTTCCTATTGGCAAGATTTTGAAACCTATGTTGCTGGAATGTGTGTCGCCAATTACTTGTTACTGGAGCTTGTCTCTGCTTCTGCGAGGAGAAGCAGAACTAATGTGGGTTTTTAAG GAATTACAACCTCCTGTGAAGATGTTGATCCCTATCTGGAAGGCCTTGTGTGATGCTTCTGGCATTAAAGAAGGCTCAGACACCTTGGAGGATGTCAGCTAA